The Macaca fascicularis isolate 582-1 chromosome 1, T2T-MFA8v1.1 genome includes a window with the following:
- the ESPN gene encoding espin isoform X20, with translation MAHSEEAALLPGNHVPNGCAADPKASRELPPPPPPPPPPLPEAASSLPPAPPLPLEGAGPGCGQRRSSSSTGSTKSFNMMSPTGDNSELLAEIKAGKSLKPTPQSKGLTTVFSGSGQPAFQPDSPLPSVSPALSPVRSPTPPAAGFQPLLNGSLVPVPPTTPAPGVQLDVEALIPTHDEQGRPIPEWKRQVMVRKLQLKMQEEEEQRRKLTATSSCCYPREGWRYSREHNAILGPFGELMTEADILRIEQQIENLQVLHKAQKLEARLEQLELELEQLLPISAALSAPRFTVDPRRMHGRAVSLPAWCSKISTLLKSMATLLAALGGRPAHLAELLTADTGQPLAPLPDAPWRPGPLCLGRSHSLSWCREAVAREILECGVSVQHLRATYELRARGAEPARCPRRKPPQSSGAPGREPILEEDYVAAGAAHGPLADWEPLGTLGPPEAKDRQAALPEPEQLARRPPLCTELRGVQDYLDLRKERIVYLFLEHWRRWAFRGPGRRAQARLRRLLPRVAAAGAGPELEATDAPRLPASDGAAHGPDERLRQLLRQRQAVGKLLGHWRSLLRRVPASPGLAHGLYWPQHFLPPLDGGAPPRYDSLTLDLFMLGYFQLLEMGLSREERKFRHLLCYEMFDRLGSHPWERIRLFHRVVLEEVEAGRRGWSDGFEDLRHRFFGNGLEAEPAPEEQEKKKEEKERELTEEAAPVQTGVLPEGQPEALAPAPQPPPPPAAPPPTSDSPGSGAPAEDPLELVSEMGEFSNEDICRYIDRSFSFWKEKEAELFDI, from the exons ATGGCGCACAGCGAGGAG GCGGCGCTGCTCCCAGGGAACCACGTGCCTAACGGCTGTGCCGCGGACCCCAAGGCGTCCAGGGAGCTGCCACCGCCGcccccgccgccaccgccgccccTGCCCGAGGCCGCGAGTTCGCTGCCACCGGCCCCGCCTCTGCCCCTTGAGGGCGCTGGCCCTGGCTGCGGGCAGCGCCGCTCCTCTTCATCCACCGGCA GCACCAAGTCTTTCAACATGATGTCCCCGACGGGCGACAACTCGGAGCTACTGGCTGAGATTAAGGCTGGCAAGAGCCTGAAGCCTACGCCACAAAGCAAGGGACTGACCACAGTGTTCTCAGGCAGCGGGCAGCCGGCCTTCCAG CCCGATTCACCGCTGCCGTCTGTGTCACCTGCACTGTCACCAGTCCGGAGCCCCACACCGCCAGCTGCGGGGTTTCAGCCGCTGCTCAATGGAAGCTTGGTTCCGGTGCCGCCCACTACTCCTGCGCCGGGCGTGCAGCTGGACGTGGAGGCGCTCATCCCCACGCACGATGAGCAGGGCCGGCCCATCCCCGAGTGGAAGCGCCAGGTGATGGTGCGCAAGCTGCAGCTGAAgatgcaggaggaggaggagcagaggcGGAAG CTGACGGCCACCAGCTCGTGCTGCTACCCCCGCGAGGGCTGGAGGTACTCCCGCGAGCACAACGCCATCCTTGGGCCCTTCGGCGAGCTCATGACCGAGGCGGACATCCTCCGCATCGAGCAGCAAATCGAGAACCTGCAGGTGCTGCACAAGGCGCAGAAGCTGGAGGCGCGCCTGGAGCaactggagctggagctggagcagctgctgcCCATCTCGGCCGCCCTGTCGGCGCCGCGCTTCACCGTCGACCCGCGCCGCATGCATGGCCGCGCCGTCAGCCTGCCCGCCTGGTGCAGCAAGATCTCCACGCTGCTCAAGAGCATGGCCACGCTGCTGGCCGCGCTGGGCGGCCGGCCTGCGCACCTGGCGGAACTGCTGACCGCTGACACCGGCCAGCCGCTAGCGCCGCTGCCCGACGCACCCTGGCGGCCCGGACCGCTGTGCCTGGGCCGCTCGCACTCGCTCAGCTGGTGCCGCGAGGCCGTGGCGCGCGAGATCCTCGAGTGCGGCGTCTCAGTGCAGCATCTGCGCGCCACCTACGAGCTGCGCGCACGGGGCGCGGAGCCCGCGCGCTGTCCGCGCCGCAAGCCCCCGCAGTCCTCTGGCGCCCCGGGCCGCGAGCCCATCCTGGAGGAGGACTACGTGGCGGCCGGCGCCGCCCACGGCCCGCTGGCCGACTGGGAGCCCCTGGGCACCCTGGGCCCGCCCGAGGCAAAGGATCGCCAGGCGGCGCTGCCTGAGCCCGAGCAGCTGGCGCGCCGGCCGCCCCTCTGCACGGAGCTGCGTGGCGTCCAGGACTACCTCGACCTGCGCAAAGAGCGCATCGTCTACCTCTTCCTGGAGCACTGGCGCCGCTGGGCTTTCCGCGGCCCGGGCCGCCGCGCCCAGGCGCGCCTACGCAGACTGCTGCCCCGTGTGGCGGCCGCCGGTGCCGGCCCGGAGCTGGAGGCCACGGACGCCCCCCGGCTGCCAGCGAGCGACGGCGCAGCCCACGGTCCCGACGAACGACTGCGGCAGCTGCTGAGGCAGCGGCAGGCGGTAGGCAAGCTGCTGGGCCACTGGCGGAGCCTGCTGCGGCGCGTGCCGGCAAGCCCGGGCCTGGCGCACGGCCTGTACTGGCCCCAGCACTTCCTGCCGCCCCTGGACGGCGGCGCACCCCCGCGCTACGACAGCCTCACGCTGGACCTCTTCATGCTCGGCtacttccagctactcgagaTGGGCCTGAGCCGCGAGGAGCGCAAGTTCCGCCACCTACTGTGCTACGAGATGTTCGACCGGCTGGGCAGCCACCCGTGGGAGCGCATCCGCCTCTTCCACCGCGTGGTGCTGGAGGAGGTGGAGGCCGGACGGCGCGGCTGGAGCGACGGCTTCGAGGACCTCAGGCACCGGTTCTTCGGGAATGGCCTGGAGGCTGAGCCAGCCCCAGAAgaacaggagaagaaaaaggaagagaaagaacgaGAGCTAACCGAAGAGGCCGCTCCAGTTCAGACAGGGGTCCTGCCCGAGGGGCAGCCCGAGGCCCTGGCCCCTGCGCCGCAGCCGCCGCCCCCGCCTGCTGCGCCTCCCCCGACCTCAGACTCTCCTGGTTCCGGAGCCCCCGCCGAAGACCCCTTGGAACTGGTGTCTGAGATGGGCGAGTTCAGCAACGAGGACATCTGCCGCTACATCGACCGCAGCTTCTCCTTCtggaaggagaaggaggcagagctgTTTGACATCTGA
- the ESPN gene encoding espin isoform X21 produces MNSQGPPGGGPPPRTKSFNMMSPTGDNSELLAEIKAGKSLKPTPQSKGLTTVFSGSGQPAFQVGGPGRSLRPGFPGPRPPGAQPHRFSLQPDSPLPSVSPALSPVRSPTPPAAGFQPLLNGSLVPVPPTTPAPGVQLDVEALIPTHDEQGRPIPEWKRQVMVRKLQLKMQEEEEQRRKLTATSSCCYPREGWRYSREHNAILGPFGELMTEADILRIEQQIENLQVLHKAQKLEARLEQLELELEQLLPISAALSAPRFTVDPRRMHGRAVSLPAWCSKISTLLKSMATLLAALGGRPAHLAELLTADTGQPLAPLPDAPWRPGPLCLGRSHSLSWCREAVAREILECGVSVQHLRATYELRARGAEPARCPRRKPPQSSGAPGREPILEEDYVAAGAAHGPLADWEPLGTLGPPEAKDRQAALPEPEQLARRPPLCTELRGVQDYLDLRKERIVYLFLEHWRRWAFRGPGRRAQARLRRLLPRVAAAGAGPELEATDAPRLPASDGAAHGPDERLRQLLRQRQAVGKLLGHWRSLLRRVPASPGLAHGLYWPQHFLPPLDGGAPPRYDSLTLDLFMLGYFQLLEMGLSREERKFRHLLCYEMFDRLGSHPWERIRLFHRVVLEEVEAGRRGWSDGFEDLRHRFFGNGLEAEPAPEEQEKKKEEKERELTEEAAPVQTGVLPEGQPEALAPAPQPPPPPAAPPPTSDSPGSGAPAEDPLELVSEMGEFSNEDICRYIDRSFSFWKEKEAELFDI; encoded by the exons ATGAACTCCCAGGGTCCTCCAGGCGGGGGCCCTCCACCCC GCACCAAGTCTTTCAACATGATGTCCCCGACGGGCGACAACTCGGAGCTACTGGCTGAGATTAAGGCTGGCAAGAGCCTGAAGCCTACGCCACAAAGCAAGGGACTGACCACAGTGTTCTCAGGCAGCGGGCAGCCGGCCTTCCAGGTAGGCGGGCCTGGCAGGAGCCTGCGACCCGGCTTCCCTGGCCCCAGGCCACCGGGCGCTCAGCCCCACCGCTTCTCCCTGCAGCCCGATTCACCGCTGCCGTCTGTGTCACCTGCACTGTCACCAGTCCGGAGCCCCACACCGCCAGCTGCGGGGTTTCAGCCGCTGCTCAATGGAAGCTTGGTTCCGGTGCCGCCCACTACTCCTGCGCCGGGCGTGCAGCTGGACGTGGAGGCGCTCATCCCCACGCACGATGAGCAGGGCCGGCCCATCCCCGAGTGGAAGCGCCAGGTGATGGTGCGCAAGCTGCAGCTGAAgatgcaggaggaggaggagcagaggcGGAAG CTGACGGCCACCAGCTCGTGCTGCTACCCCCGCGAGGGCTGGAGGTACTCCCGCGAGCACAACGCCATCCTTGGGCCCTTCGGCGAGCTCATGACCGAGGCGGACATCCTCCGCATCGAGCAGCAAATCGAGAACCTGCAGGTGCTGCACAAGGCGCAGAAGCTGGAGGCGCGCCTGGAGCaactggagctggagctggagcagctgctgcCCATCTCGGCCGCCCTGTCGGCGCCGCGCTTCACCGTCGACCCGCGCCGCATGCATGGCCGCGCCGTCAGCCTGCCCGCCTGGTGCAGCAAGATCTCCACGCTGCTCAAGAGCATGGCCACGCTGCTGGCCGCGCTGGGCGGCCGGCCTGCGCACCTGGCGGAACTGCTGACCGCTGACACCGGCCAGCCGCTAGCGCCGCTGCCCGACGCACCCTGGCGGCCCGGACCGCTGTGCCTGGGCCGCTCGCACTCGCTCAGCTGGTGCCGCGAGGCCGTGGCGCGCGAGATCCTCGAGTGCGGCGTCTCAGTGCAGCATCTGCGCGCCACCTACGAGCTGCGCGCACGGGGCGCGGAGCCCGCGCGCTGTCCGCGCCGCAAGCCCCCGCAGTCCTCTGGCGCCCCGGGCCGCGAGCCCATCCTGGAGGAGGACTACGTGGCGGCCGGCGCCGCCCACGGCCCGCTGGCCGACTGGGAGCCCCTGGGCACCCTGGGCCCGCCCGAGGCAAAGGATCGCCAGGCGGCGCTGCCTGAGCCCGAGCAGCTGGCGCGCCGGCCGCCCCTCTGCACGGAGCTGCGTGGCGTCCAGGACTACCTCGACCTGCGCAAAGAGCGCATCGTCTACCTCTTCCTGGAGCACTGGCGCCGCTGGGCTTTCCGCGGCCCGGGCCGCCGCGCCCAGGCGCGCCTACGCAGACTGCTGCCCCGTGTGGCGGCCGCCGGTGCCGGCCCGGAGCTGGAGGCCACGGACGCCCCCCGGCTGCCAGCGAGCGACGGCGCAGCCCACGGTCCCGACGAACGACTGCGGCAGCTGCTGAGGCAGCGGCAGGCGGTAGGCAAGCTGCTGGGCCACTGGCGGAGCCTGCTGCGGCGCGTGCCGGCAAGCCCGGGCCTGGCGCACGGCCTGTACTGGCCCCAGCACTTCCTGCCGCCCCTGGACGGCGGCGCACCCCCGCGCTACGACAGCCTCACGCTGGACCTCTTCATGCTCGGCtacttccagctactcgagaTGGGCCTGAGCCGCGAGGAGCGCAAGTTCCGCCACCTACTGTGCTACGAGATGTTCGACCGGCTGGGCAGCCACCCGTGGGAGCGCATCCGCCTCTTCCACCGCGTGGTGCTGGAGGAGGTGGAGGCCGGACGGCGCGGCTGGAGCGACGGCTTCGAGGACCTCAGGCACCGGTTCTTCGGGAATGGCCTGGAGGCTGAGCCAGCCCCAGAAgaacaggagaagaaaaaggaagagaaagaacgaGAGCTAACCGAAGAGGCCGCTCCAGTTCAGACAGGGGTCCTGCCCGAGGGGCAGCCCGAGGCCCTGGCCCCTGCGCCGCAGCCGCCGCCCCCGCCTGCTGCGCCTCCCCCGACCTCAGACTCTCCTGGTTCCGGAGCCCCCGCCGAAGACCCCTTGGAACTGGTGTCTGAGATGGGCGAGTTCAGCAACGAGGACATCTGCCGCTACATCGACCGCAGCTTCTCCTTCtggaaggagaaggaggcagagctgTTTGACATCTGA
- the ESPN gene encoding espin isoform X22, translated as MNSQGPPGGGPPPRTKSFNMMSPTGDNSELLAEIKAGKSLKPTPQSKGLTTVFSGSGQPAFQPDSPLPSVSPALSPVRSPTPPAAGFQPLLNGSLVPVPPTTPAPGVQLDVEALIPTHDEQGRPIPEWKRQVMVRKLQLKMQEEEEQRRKLTATSSCCYPREGWRYSREHNAILGPFGELMTEADILRIEQQIENLQVLHKAQKLEARLEQLELELEQLLPISAALSAPRFTVDPRRMHGRAVSLPAWCSKISTLLKSMATLLAALGGRPAHLAELLTADTGQPLAPLPDAPWRPGPLCLGRSHSLSWCREAVAREILECGVSVQHLRATYELRARGAEPARCPRRKPPQSSGAPGREPILEEDYVAAGAAHGPLADWEPLGTLGPPEAKDRQAALPEPEQLARRPPLCTELRGVQDYLDLRKERIVYLFLEHWRRWAFRGPGRRAQARLRRLLPRVAAAGAGPELEATDAPRLPASDGAAHGPDERLRQLLRQRQAVGKLLGHWRSLLRRVPASPGLAHGLYWPQHFLPPLDGGAPPRYDSLTLDLFMLGYFQLLEMGLSREERKFRHLLCYEMFDRLGSHPWERIRLFHRVVLEEVEAGRRGWSDGFEDLRHRFFGNGLEAEPAPEEQEKKKEEKERELTEEAAPVQTGVLPEGQPEALAPAPQPPPPPAAPPPTSDSPGSGAPAEDPLELVSEMGEFSNEDICRYIDRSFSFWKEKEAELFDI; from the exons ATGAACTCCCAGGGTCCTCCAGGCGGGGGCCCTCCACCCC GCACCAAGTCTTTCAACATGATGTCCCCGACGGGCGACAACTCGGAGCTACTGGCTGAGATTAAGGCTGGCAAGAGCCTGAAGCCTACGCCACAAAGCAAGGGACTGACCACAGTGTTCTCAGGCAGCGGGCAGCCGGCCTTCCAG CCCGATTCACCGCTGCCGTCTGTGTCACCTGCACTGTCACCAGTCCGGAGCCCCACACCGCCAGCTGCGGGGTTTCAGCCGCTGCTCAATGGAAGCTTGGTTCCGGTGCCGCCCACTACTCCTGCGCCGGGCGTGCAGCTGGACGTGGAGGCGCTCATCCCCACGCACGATGAGCAGGGCCGGCCCATCCCCGAGTGGAAGCGCCAGGTGATGGTGCGCAAGCTGCAGCTGAAgatgcaggaggaggaggagcagaggcGGAAG CTGACGGCCACCAGCTCGTGCTGCTACCCCCGCGAGGGCTGGAGGTACTCCCGCGAGCACAACGCCATCCTTGGGCCCTTCGGCGAGCTCATGACCGAGGCGGACATCCTCCGCATCGAGCAGCAAATCGAGAACCTGCAGGTGCTGCACAAGGCGCAGAAGCTGGAGGCGCGCCTGGAGCaactggagctggagctggagcagctgctgcCCATCTCGGCCGCCCTGTCGGCGCCGCGCTTCACCGTCGACCCGCGCCGCATGCATGGCCGCGCCGTCAGCCTGCCCGCCTGGTGCAGCAAGATCTCCACGCTGCTCAAGAGCATGGCCACGCTGCTGGCCGCGCTGGGCGGCCGGCCTGCGCACCTGGCGGAACTGCTGACCGCTGACACCGGCCAGCCGCTAGCGCCGCTGCCCGACGCACCCTGGCGGCCCGGACCGCTGTGCCTGGGCCGCTCGCACTCGCTCAGCTGGTGCCGCGAGGCCGTGGCGCGCGAGATCCTCGAGTGCGGCGTCTCAGTGCAGCATCTGCGCGCCACCTACGAGCTGCGCGCACGGGGCGCGGAGCCCGCGCGCTGTCCGCGCCGCAAGCCCCCGCAGTCCTCTGGCGCCCCGGGCCGCGAGCCCATCCTGGAGGAGGACTACGTGGCGGCCGGCGCCGCCCACGGCCCGCTGGCCGACTGGGAGCCCCTGGGCACCCTGGGCCCGCCCGAGGCAAAGGATCGCCAGGCGGCGCTGCCTGAGCCCGAGCAGCTGGCGCGCCGGCCGCCCCTCTGCACGGAGCTGCGTGGCGTCCAGGACTACCTCGACCTGCGCAAAGAGCGCATCGTCTACCTCTTCCTGGAGCACTGGCGCCGCTGGGCTTTCCGCGGCCCGGGCCGCCGCGCCCAGGCGCGCCTACGCAGACTGCTGCCCCGTGTGGCGGCCGCCGGTGCCGGCCCGGAGCTGGAGGCCACGGACGCCCCCCGGCTGCCAGCGAGCGACGGCGCAGCCCACGGTCCCGACGAACGACTGCGGCAGCTGCTGAGGCAGCGGCAGGCGGTAGGCAAGCTGCTGGGCCACTGGCGGAGCCTGCTGCGGCGCGTGCCGGCAAGCCCGGGCCTGGCGCACGGCCTGTACTGGCCCCAGCACTTCCTGCCGCCCCTGGACGGCGGCGCACCCCCGCGCTACGACAGCCTCACGCTGGACCTCTTCATGCTCGGCtacttccagctactcgagaTGGGCCTGAGCCGCGAGGAGCGCAAGTTCCGCCACCTACTGTGCTACGAGATGTTCGACCGGCTGGGCAGCCACCCGTGGGAGCGCATCCGCCTCTTCCACCGCGTGGTGCTGGAGGAGGTGGAGGCCGGACGGCGCGGCTGGAGCGACGGCTTCGAGGACCTCAGGCACCGGTTCTTCGGGAATGGCCTGGAGGCTGAGCCAGCCCCAGAAgaacaggagaagaaaaaggaagagaaagaacgaGAGCTAACCGAAGAGGCCGCTCCAGTTCAGACAGGGGTCCTGCCCGAGGGGCAGCCCGAGGCCCTGGCCCCTGCGCCGCAGCCGCCGCCCCCGCCTGCTGCGCCTCCCCCGACCTCAGACTCTCCTGGTTCCGGAGCCCCCGCCGAAGACCCCTTGGAACTGGTGTCTGAGATGGGCGAGTTCAGCAACGAGGACATCTGCCGCTACATCGACCGCAGCTTCTCCTTCtggaaggagaaggaggcagagctgTTTGACATCTGA
- the ESPN gene encoding espin isoform X19 yields MAHSEEAALLPGNHVPNGCAADPKASRELPPPPPPPPPPLPEAASSLPPAPPLPLEGAGPGCGQRRSSSSTGKVRVLRHRKSTKSFNMMSPTGDNSELLAEIKAGKSLKPTPQSKGLTTVFSGSGQPAFQVGGPGRSLRPGFPGPRPPGAQPHRFSLQPDSPLPSVSPALSPVRSPTPPAAGFQPLLNGSLVPVPPTTPAPGVQLDVEALIPTHDEQGRPIPEWKRQVMVRKLQLKMQEEEEQRRKLTATSSCCYPREGWRYSREHNAILGPFGELMTEADILRIEQQIENLQVLHKAQKLEARLEQLELELEQLLPISAALSAPRFTVDPRRMHGRAVSLPAWCSKISTLLKSMATLLAALGGRPAHLAELLTADTGQPLAPLPDAPWRPGPLCLGRSHSLSWCREAVAREILECGVSVQHLRATYELRARGAEPARCPRRKPPQSSGAPGREPILEEDYVAAGAAHGPLADWEPLGTLGPPEAKDRQAALPEPEQLARRPPLCTELRGVQDYLDLRKERIVYLFLEHWRRWAFRGPGRRAQARLRRLLPRVAAAGAGPELEATDAPRLPASDGAAHGPDERLRQLLRQRQAVGKLLGHWRSLLRRVPASPGLAHGLYWPQHFLPPLDGGAPPRYDSLTLDLFMLGYFQLLEMGLSREERKFRHLLCYEMFDRLGSHPWERIRLFHRVVLEEVEAGRRGWSDGFEDLRHRFFGNGLEAEPAPEEQEKKKEEKERELTEEAAPVQTGVLPEGQPEALAPAPQPPPPPAAPPPTSDSPGSGAPAEDPLELVSEMGEFSNEDICRYIDRSFSFWKEKEAELFDI; encoded by the exons ATGGCGCACAGCGAGGAG GCGGCGCTGCTCCCAGGGAACCACGTGCCTAACGGCTGTGCCGCGGACCCCAAGGCGTCCAGGGAGCTGCCACCGCCGcccccgccgccaccgccgccccTGCCCGAGGCCGCGAGTTCGCTGCCACCGGCCCCGCCTCTGCCCCTTGAGGGCGCTGGCCCTGGCTGCGGGCAGCGCCGCTCCTCTTCATCCACCGGCA AAGTGAGAGTCCTGAGGCACAGGAAGA GCACCAAGTCTTTCAACATGATGTCCCCGACGGGCGACAACTCGGAGCTACTGGCTGAGATTAAGGCTGGCAAGAGCCTGAAGCCTACGCCACAAAGCAAGGGACTGACCACAGTGTTCTCAGGCAGCGGGCAGCCGGCCTTCCAGGTAGGCGGGCCTGGCAGGAGCCTGCGACCCGGCTTCCCTGGCCCCAGGCCACCGGGCGCTCAGCCCCACCGCTTCTCCCTGCAGCCCGATTCACCGCTGCCGTCTGTGTCACCTGCACTGTCACCAGTCCGGAGCCCCACACCGCCAGCTGCGGGGTTTCAGCCGCTGCTCAATGGAAGCTTGGTTCCGGTGCCGCCCACTACTCCTGCGCCGGGCGTGCAGCTGGACGTGGAGGCGCTCATCCCCACGCACGATGAGCAGGGCCGGCCCATCCCCGAGTGGAAGCGCCAGGTGATGGTGCGCAAGCTGCAGCTGAAgatgcaggaggaggaggagcagaggcGGAAG CTGACGGCCACCAGCTCGTGCTGCTACCCCCGCGAGGGCTGGAGGTACTCCCGCGAGCACAACGCCATCCTTGGGCCCTTCGGCGAGCTCATGACCGAGGCGGACATCCTCCGCATCGAGCAGCAAATCGAGAACCTGCAGGTGCTGCACAAGGCGCAGAAGCTGGAGGCGCGCCTGGAGCaactggagctggagctggagcagctgctgcCCATCTCGGCCGCCCTGTCGGCGCCGCGCTTCACCGTCGACCCGCGCCGCATGCATGGCCGCGCCGTCAGCCTGCCCGCCTGGTGCAGCAAGATCTCCACGCTGCTCAAGAGCATGGCCACGCTGCTGGCCGCGCTGGGCGGCCGGCCTGCGCACCTGGCGGAACTGCTGACCGCTGACACCGGCCAGCCGCTAGCGCCGCTGCCCGACGCACCCTGGCGGCCCGGACCGCTGTGCCTGGGCCGCTCGCACTCGCTCAGCTGGTGCCGCGAGGCCGTGGCGCGCGAGATCCTCGAGTGCGGCGTCTCAGTGCAGCATCTGCGCGCCACCTACGAGCTGCGCGCACGGGGCGCGGAGCCCGCGCGCTGTCCGCGCCGCAAGCCCCCGCAGTCCTCTGGCGCCCCGGGCCGCGAGCCCATCCTGGAGGAGGACTACGTGGCGGCCGGCGCCGCCCACGGCCCGCTGGCCGACTGGGAGCCCCTGGGCACCCTGGGCCCGCCCGAGGCAAAGGATCGCCAGGCGGCGCTGCCTGAGCCCGAGCAGCTGGCGCGCCGGCCGCCCCTCTGCACGGAGCTGCGTGGCGTCCAGGACTACCTCGACCTGCGCAAAGAGCGCATCGTCTACCTCTTCCTGGAGCACTGGCGCCGCTGGGCTTTCCGCGGCCCGGGCCGCCGCGCCCAGGCGCGCCTACGCAGACTGCTGCCCCGTGTGGCGGCCGCCGGTGCCGGCCCGGAGCTGGAGGCCACGGACGCCCCCCGGCTGCCAGCGAGCGACGGCGCAGCCCACGGTCCCGACGAACGACTGCGGCAGCTGCTGAGGCAGCGGCAGGCGGTAGGCAAGCTGCTGGGCCACTGGCGGAGCCTGCTGCGGCGCGTGCCGGCAAGCCCGGGCCTGGCGCACGGCCTGTACTGGCCCCAGCACTTCCTGCCGCCCCTGGACGGCGGCGCACCCCCGCGCTACGACAGCCTCACGCTGGACCTCTTCATGCTCGGCtacttccagctactcgagaTGGGCCTGAGCCGCGAGGAGCGCAAGTTCCGCCACCTACTGTGCTACGAGATGTTCGACCGGCTGGGCAGCCACCCGTGGGAGCGCATCCGCCTCTTCCACCGCGTGGTGCTGGAGGAGGTGGAGGCCGGACGGCGCGGCTGGAGCGACGGCTTCGAGGACCTCAGGCACCGGTTCTTCGGGAATGGCCTGGAGGCTGAGCCAGCCCCAGAAgaacaggagaagaaaaaggaagagaaagaacgaGAGCTAACCGAAGAGGCCGCTCCAGTTCAGACAGGGGTCCTGCCCGAGGGGCAGCCCGAGGCCCTGGCCCCTGCGCCGCAGCCGCCGCCCCCGCCTGCTGCGCCTCCCCCGACCTCAGACTCTCCTGGTTCCGGAGCCCCCGCCGAAGACCCCTTGGAACTGGTGTCTGAGATGGGCGAGTTCAGCAACGAGGACATCTGCCGCTACATCGACCGCAGCTTCTCCTTCtggaaggagaaggaggcagagctgTTTGACATCTGA